The DNA sequence TATGCATTTTGAAAAGCTTTGACCTTTCTTTTGGGCATTCTTCTTTCACTGTTTCAAGCATAAATTTCGAAGATATCTAAATCGATTTTCATAGTAATTGTTGGGGTTGGGGATGACTCAGAATGGTAACAGTTTCTGCCAATTTGAGGTTATGGTTAATTTGTTGTGTGGTTGGATATAGTAGCAAGAAGAGATCGAGAAGAAGGTGAATGGCATGACTCTGTATGGCTTTAGTTGTGTTACTACCCAAGATGTCATGAATCATGATCAatagttttaacttttaaggcATATTTGCTGCCATAGATGCTAGATGACTGATTCATGATTGTTCGAAAATTTTATTGATTCTTATTATGAATTCACTATTAAGAGCACTGGTTATAATAGTTACATCTTCATCTTCTATTTGTAGCTGTTCTGTATAAGGCACATGTTGtcctttcccatggtgaaaatcAACACTTAATTTAAGTCCTGACTGAAACTTTGTAATCATTTGGTCTGTATATTTGATTATAGATCCTTGTTATCGATGCAGGTAGTGAAGTACCTTATAGCCGCATATGATATCCTAAACTCCAAAGATGACCAGGGAAACACAGCATTGCATGTTGCAGCTTCTAGGGGACAATTAGCTGCAGTGGAAGCTCTTCTATCTGCGTCTCCTTCATCAATGATTTCTACAAAAAACAACTCTGGAGAAACATTTCTCCATAAGGTTATATCTGGCTTCCAAACTCCTGCCTTCCGTAGATTGGACAGACAGATTCATCTCCTGAAGAACTTGGTCTGTGGGAGAGTCTTTGACATTGAAGAAGTCATCAATGCCAAAAACAATGAAGGCCGGACTGCCCTTCACACAGCAATCATTGGCAATGTTCACTCTGACTTGGTGCAACTTCTGATGATGTCTCGATCAATTGATGTCAATGTCCGGGATGTAGATGGCATGACTGCACTTGATTACCTCAGGCAATGGCCTCGTTCTGCATCCTCGGATATACTAATTAGGCAGTTGATTTCGGCTGGGGGGATCTTTGGTTGTCAGGACTATTACAGTGCAAGAAAAGCCATTGCTTCACACTTAAAGATGCAAGGCGATGGAGGCAGTCCTGGAACATCGTTTAAAATCTCCGACACTGAAATCTTTTTGTATACGGGAGTTGAAAATGTACCAGTTGCTAGTGCTGGTCACCAGCACAAGGTTAGTATAGGAAGCAATTCATCTTCACCGGAACTAAATCCACGCAACACAACTGATGAGAACCAGAGCTCAATTAGTACTAAAAAGCCTTCAGGTTCTGTAAACCATGCAGCACAAAGACTGAAACGGGCAATAGGGTGGCCCCGGATCAAAGAGAAGAAGCCTGAAAGATTCAAGAAATCAGTAGATTTTGGCAGCACTACTTCAGATGAGGCTCCCACACCACTTCGCCAGAGATTCTCAAAGGCCTCCTCATCACTTCCCAATAACAAAAGAACACTCGCAGTGAGGAGTAACCAATCAAGTCCAACCGCCAAGAAGAAATTTGCTTCGGGTTTAAGGCATGGTGTAATG is a window from the Rosa chinensis cultivar Old Blush chromosome 2, RchiOBHm-V2, whole genome shotgun sequence genome containing:
- the LOC112189842 gene encoding uncharacterized protein LOC112189842 → MPPTYFPLRWESTGDQWWYASPIDYAAANGQYDLVRELIRIDSNHLIKLTSLRRIRRLETVWDDEEQFHGVAKCRAHVARKLFHECESKQGKNSLIRAGYGGWLIYTAASAGQLGFVQELLERNPLLVFGEGEFGVTDILYAAARSKNAEVFRLLFDFAVSPRFSGRGGELEEHIGEIPCVYKREMVNRAVHAAVRGGNLLILKELLSDCNDVLAYRDVQGSTILHAAAGKGRVEVVKYLIAAYDILNSKDDQGNTALHVAASRGQLAAVEALLSASPSSMISTKNNSGETFLHKVISGFQTPAFRRLDRQIHLLKNLVCGRVFDIEEVINAKNNEGRTALHTAIIGNVHSDLVQLLMMSRSIDVNVRDVDGMTALDYLRQWPRSASSDILIRQLISAGGIFGCQDYYSARKAIASHLKMQGDGGSPGTSFKISDTEIFLYTGVENVPVASAGHQHKVSIGSNSSSPELNPRNTTDENQSSISTKKPSGSVNHAAQRLKRAIGWPRIKEKKPERFKKSVDFGSTTSDEAPTPLRQRFSKASSSLPNNKRTLAVRSNQSSPTAKKKFASGLRHGVMQAIPHITVPGRSRSSSFSKSSSLSSPSSLDKQKGVCIDTDATGPSWSNQVDDDDTPNLGKQGNLNRRLRRHYFCFGASGLSVKHPVSRQHQNQSVKPPPVISVA